In one Neobacillus sp. WH10 genomic region, the following are encoded:
- the ppc gene encoding phosphoenolpyruvate carboxylase, whose amino-acid sequence MINLVAELKVNDSSLPLRRDVKLLGKMLGEILVNHGGEELFEKVEKIRLMCKTLRTHFDQEVYNALKDEIACLSSPMRKQVIRAFSMYFHLINAAEQNHRIRRRRQYQLQDDNIVQPASIESAILKLKENEINDELIQNALNTLSLELVITAHPTEATKRSILEIQQRIAALLKQLDHPLLSNREQKKIEESLFNEVAILWQTDELREHKPTVLDEVRNGLYYFDQTLFEVLPEIHQEVAECLEKYYSNTSWEVPNFLRFGSWIGGDRDGNPNVTHEVTWETLERQRRLVLKKYKNVLVDLMKRYSHSTTRVKVSEEILTFLNEKEDLYLNEERKWPIKSEVYRRVFAVIIERIRQVGKSDLGYQAADELLADLFMINNSLKQHHPAAHELQIIQKLIRQVQLFGFHLATLDIRNHSGEHESAITEILRKVRITENYATLSEEEKVKILQNILMDPRPLLLLNEDYSAETQEMIKVFQMIKAAHEEFGKRSISVYLVSMTKSPSDLLEVLVLAKEAGIYRLHADGTLESHLHVAPLLETIDDLTAGPAIMETLFKMPVYRNHLQIMGNQQEIMLGYSDGSKDGGTLTANWKLYKAQIEIHDMAKRYQICLKFFHGRGGSLGRGGGQLNKSILSQPAETIGDGVKITEQGEVLSSRYLLEDIAYRSLEQATSTLLLAAANVSKEAEKGHLRKKVWEEAIEEISSFSLTKYQSLVFGDPDFLTYFNEATPLKELGDLNIGSRPMSRKNRGRFEDLRAIPWVFAWTQSRQLLPAWYAAGTGLGSYAAKSEQNFQLLQQMYEKWPFFQSTIDNLHMALMKADITTAKEYLLLVEDKTIAERIFANILEEYEKTKAILLKITGDKELLDHTPNIKDSVYRRNPYVDPLNFLQVDLIKELRKQDGANEELLTEVLLTISGISAGLRNTG is encoded by the coding sequence GTGATTAATTTGGTAGCAGAATTGAAAGTAAATGACAGCAGTCTTCCATTGCGTCGAGATGTAAAATTACTAGGTAAAATGCTAGGAGAAATTCTTGTTAATCATGGTGGCGAAGAACTTTTTGAAAAAGTTGAAAAAATAAGGCTAATGTGTAAAACACTTAGGACTCATTTTGACCAAGAGGTGTATAATGCCTTAAAAGACGAGATTGCCTGCTTAAGCTCGCCAATGAGGAAACAAGTCATTAGGGCATTTTCAATGTATTTCCATTTGATCAATGCGGCAGAGCAGAATCACCGAATTCGGAGGCGCAGACAGTATCAGCTTCAAGACGACAACATCGTTCAACCAGCCTCGATTGAGAGTGCAATTTTAAAACTTAAAGAAAACGAGATTAATGACGAGTTGATTCAAAATGCACTGAATACATTGTCGCTTGAACTAGTCATAACCGCCCATCCTACAGAAGCGACAAAACGCTCAATTCTAGAAATTCAGCAGCGAATTGCAGCATTATTAAAACAACTCGATCATCCGTTACTTTCGAATAGAGAGCAAAAAAAGATAGAAGAGAGCTTGTTTAACGAAGTTGCTATATTATGGCAAACAGATGAATTGCGTGAGCATAAGCCAACCGTTCTAGATGAGGTTCGTAATGGATTGTATTATTTTGATCAGACCCTTTTTGAGGTCCTTCCTGAAATTCATCAAGAGGTTGCAGAGTGTCTTGAAAAGTATTATTCGAACACTTCTTGGGAGGTTCCAAATTTCCTTCGTTTTGGCTCATGGATTGGCGGTGACCGAGATGGAAACCCGAATGTTACCCATGAAGTAACGTGGGAGACATTAGAAAGACAGCGAAGGCTTGTCTTAAAAAAGTATAAAAATGTTTTAGTTGATTTAATGAAACGATATAGCCATTCAACGACCAGGGTTAAGGTCAGTGAAGAGATTCTAACATTCCTTAATGAAAAAGAGGATTTATATTTAAATGAAGAGAGAAAATGGCCTATTAAATCTGAAGTATACCGTCGTGTTTTTGCGGTAATTATTGAAAGAATACGGCAAGTCGGCAAATCAGACTTAGGCTATCAGGCAGCGGATGAATTATTAGCCGATCTATTCATGATTAATAACAGCTTAAAACAGCATCATCCAGCGGCACATGAATTACAAATTATTCAAAAGCTAATCAGGCAAGTTCAGCTGTTTGGCTTTCATTTAGCCACACTGGACATCCGTAACCATAGCGGTGAGCATGAGTCAGCCATTACAGAAATATTGCGCAAAGTCCGGATAACTGAAAATTATGCTACGCTTTCTGAAGAGGAAAAGGTAAAAATATTACAAAATATCCTCATGGATCCGCGCCCGCTTCTTTTATTAAATGAAGATTATTCAGCTGAAACACAGGAAATGATTAAAGTGTTCCAAATGATTAAAGCTGCTCATGAGGAATTTGGAAAACGCTCGATTAGTGTTTATCTTGTCAGCATGACAAAATCACCGAGTGACTTGTTAGAGGTTCTGGTTTTAGCAAAAGAAGCCGGTATCTACCGACTCCATGCAGATGGAACATTGGAAAGTCATTTACATGTGGCACCCTTACTGGAGACAATTGATGATTTAACGGCAGGTCCAGCCATCATGGAAACTCTTTTCAAAATGCCTGTTTACCGGAATCATTTGCAAATCATGGGTAACCAACAAGAAATAATGCTTGGGTACTCAGATGGCAGCAAAGATGGTGGGACGTTAACGGCCAACTGGAAGCTGTATAAAGCGCAAATTGAAATTCATGACATGGCAAAAAGATATCAGATATGCCTTAAATTCTTTCATGGAAGAGGAGGCTCCTTAGGAAGAGGAGGCGGTCAATTAAATAAAAGTATCCTTTCTCAACCAGCGGAAACAATCGGAGATGGTGTTAAAATTACCGAACAAGGTGAGGTTTTGTCTTCACGGTACCTACTTGAGGATATTGCTTATCGGAGTTTGGAACAGGCGACCTCTACCTTACTTCTTGCTGCAGCAAATGTCTCAAAAGAAGCGGAGAAAGGGCATTTACGTAAAAAAGTTTGGGAAGAAGCCATTGAGGAAATTTCTAGTTTCTCCCTTACTAAATACCAATCACTTGTTTTCGGGGATCCTGATTTTCTTACCTATTTTAATGAAGCTACACCATTAAAAGAACTCGGCGATCTTAATATCGGTTCAAGACCGATGAGTCGTAAAAATAGGGGAAGATTTGAGGACTTAAGGGCCATTCCATGGGTGTTTGCCTGGACACAGAGCCGCCAGCTGCTTCCTGCATGGTATGCTGCAGGTACTGGTTTAGGCAGCTATGCTGCAAAAAGTGAGCAAAATTTTCAGCTTCTACAGCAAATGTATGAAAAGTGGCCGTTCTTTCAATCAACCATAGATAATCTTCACATGGCTTTGATGAAGGCAGATATTACAACGGCGAAAGAATATTTATTGCTTGTTGAAGATAAAACAATTGCCGAAAGGATCTTTGCCAATATTCTTGAAGAGTATGAAAAAACAAAAGCAATTCTTCTCAAAATTACCGGTGATAAAGAGTTGCTCGATCACACTCCAAACATTAAAGACTCAGTATATAGGAGAAATCCATACGTGGATCCGCTAAACTTTTTACAGGTGGATCTCATTAAAGAATTACGGAAACAGGATGGGGCGAATGAAGAACTCTTAACAGAAGTTCTCCTCACCATTAGTGGTATTTCTGCAGGATTACGGAATACTGGTTGA
- the adhE gene encoding bifunctional acetaldehyde-CoA/alcohol dehydrogenase — translation MAVKEKVVQEKHLVPAMIDALATNAERALGEFRCFSQEMVDEIVKQMALKALENHKYLAKLAVEETKRGVYEDKVFKNMFATECIYNNIRDMKTVGVISENENEGIVEIAEPVGVIAGIIPITNPTSTIIFKSLISLKTRNPIIFAFPRYAQKCCTITAELLREAAIKAGAPENCIQWIEIPSHEAFQSLMKHSKISLILATGGPNLVKAAYSSGKPAIGVGAGNVPCYIEKSADIKRAVNDLILSKTFDNGMICASEQALIIDKEIYDEVRQELITNNCYFLNDEERQMVEQITIDPKHTTLNPMIVGLPAYLIAKMAGINVPINTKILIAELDGVGPKYPLSCEKLSPLLACYKVNSFAEGLLIAEETLEYGGLGHSAAIHTADQNLVDIFALRMKAGRIIINTPSTHGAIGDIYNTSLPSLTIGCGTYGGNSVSQNVGAANLINIKKVAKRRNMTQWFKVPSQIFFEQNSIQMLSNVPGISKAFIVTSGSSMKNGYVDKVLYYLKRNGRNIQCETFSDIEPEPSIETVMNGTERMSKFMPDCIISLGGGSVMDAAKAMWLFYENPDTDFHSLTQKFFDPTKRVVKFPDLHGKAKFVAIPTTSGTGSEVTAFSVITDKKTNMKYPLADFQLTPDIAIVDPQFVMSVPKHVTADTGMDVLTHAIEAYVSVLANDYTDGLALKAIQLVFEYLPRAYRDGSDELAREKMHNASTIAGMAFANSFLGINHSLAHVLGAEFAIPHGRANAILLPHVIRYNAVKPNKFMTYPKYEHFIADVRYAEIAKMLGLPASSTEEGIQSLIKAIIALAGKVNIPMSIEANGVNKEEFERKVVELAEHAFDDQDTIANPKQPFISELAEIYRQAYLGV, via the coding sequence ATGGCTGTAAAAGAAAAAGTGGTGCAAGAAAAGCATTTAGTTCCGGCGATGATTGATGCGTTAGCCACTAACGCTGAAAGGGCACTTGGAGAATTTCGCTGCTTCAGCCAAGAAATGGTTGACGAAATTGTGAAGCAGATGGCTCTAAAAGCGCTTGAAAATCATAAGTATTTAGCAAAATTAGCAGTAGAAGAAACAAAAAGAGGGGTATACGAAGATAAGGTTTTCAAAAATATGTTTGCTACTGAGTGTATCTATAACAATATTAGGGATATGAAAACGGTTGGCGTAATAAGTGAAAATGAAAATGAGGGTATAGTTGAGATAGCTGAACCAGTCGGTGTTATTGCTGGAATTATTCCAATTACAAATCCAACTTCAACTATTATCTTTAAATCGTTAATTTCACTTAAAACAAGAAATCCAATTATCTTTGCATTTCCTCGTTACGCTCAAAAATGCTGCACAATAACAGCCGAGCTGCTAAGGGAAGCAGCAATTAAGGCTGGCGCTCCTGAGAATTGCATCCAGTGGATTGAAATTCCTTCTCATGAAGCCTTTCAATCATTGATGAAACATTCGAAAATTTCACTCATCCTTGCAACAGGCGGACCTAACCTAGTTAAAGCTGCCTACAGTTCAGGAAAGCCAGCAATTGGTGTCGGTGCTGGAAATGTTCCTTGTTATATAGAAAAATCAGCCGATATCAAACGGGCTGTCAATGATCTTATCTTATCGAAAACTTTTGACAATGGTATGATCTGTGCTTCTGAACAGGCTCTCATTATAGACAAAGAAATTTATGATGAAGTAAGGCAGGAATTGATAACGAACAATTGTTATTTCCTAAATGATGAAGAACGACAAATGGTTGAGCAGATTACTATAGATCCAAAACACACCACACTTAACCCGATGATTGTTGGATTGCCAGCTTATTTGATTGCAAAAATGGCAGGAATAAATGTTCCTATAAATACTAAAATCCTTATTGCAGAATTAGACGGTGTAGGTCCGAAATATCCCCTCTCCTGTGAAAAATTAAGTCCACTTTTAGCCTGCTATAAGGTTAATAGTTTTGCCGAAGGTTTACTAATTGCTGAAGAAACACTGGAATACGGCGGACTTGGGCACTCTGCAGCGATCCATACAGCTGACCAAAATTTAGTAGATATATTTGCACTTCGGATGAAAGCAGGCAGAATTATTATCAATACTCCATCAACCCATGGTGCAATTGGGGATATTTATAACACATCATTACCGTCCTTAACAATCGGATGCGGGACGTATGGAGGGAATTCTGTGTCACAGAATGTGGGGGCAGCCAACTTAATAAATATCAAAAAAGTTGCAAAAAGGAGAAATATGACGCAATGGTTTAAAGTACCGTCACAGATTTTCTTTGAACAAAATTCTATCCAAATGCTTTCTAATGTTCCAGGAATATCGAAAGCGTTTATTGTTACAAGCGGAAGCTCAATGAAAAATGGCTATGTGGACAAAGTCCTATATTATCTTAAAAGGAATGGTAGAAATATTCAGTGTGAGACTTTTTCAGACATTGAACCTGAGCCAAGCATTGAAACTGTTATGAATGGTACCGAAAGAATGAGTAAGTTCATGCCAGATTGCATCATTTCCCTAGGTGGTGGTTCCGTAATGGATGCAGCAAAAGCGATGTGGCTATTCTACGAGAATCCTGATACTGATTTTCATAGCTTAACGCAAAAATTCTTTGATCCAACTAAGAGAGTAGTGAAATTTCCAGATCTTCACGGAAAAGCGAAATTTGTAGCGATACCAACCACATCAGGGACAGGTTCAGAGGTAACTGCTTTCTCAGTAATAACAGATAAAAAGACCAATATGAAATACCCGCTGGCAGATTTCCAACTGACACCTGATATTGCGATTGTTGATCCACAGTTTGTCATGAGTGTTCCGAAGCATGTTACCGCTGACACCGGAATGGATGTACTGACACATGCAATAGAGGCGTATGTATCGGTTTTGGCTAATGATTATACGGACGGGCTGGCCTTAAAAGCAATTCAGCTTGTATTTGAATATTTACCAAGGGCTTACCGGGACGGCAGCGATGAACTAGCCCGCGAAAAAATGCACAATGCGTCAACTATTGCAGGAATGGCCTTCGCCAACTCATTCTTAGGAATCAATCATAGCCTTGCCCATGTACTAGGTGCCGAGTTTGCTATTCCTCATGGACGAGCAAATGCCATCCTTTTACCGCACGTAATCCGTTATAATGCGGTAAAACCTAATAAATTCATGACATATCCTAAATACGAACATTTTATTGCGGATGTGCGTTATGCGGAAATTGCTAAAATGCTTGGGTTACCTGCAAGCTCAACTGAGGAGGGTATTCAAAGCTTAATTAAGGCAATTATTGCCCTAGCAGGAAAAGTGAATATTCCAATGAGTATCGAAGCAAACGGTGTTAATAAAGAAGAATTTGAGAGGAAAGTGGTCGAACTTGCTGAACATGCATTTGACGATCAGGATACCATCGCAAATCCAAAACAACCATTTATTAGCGAACTGGCCGAAATCTATCGTCAAGCATATTTGGGTGTATAA
- a CDS encoding long-chain fatty acid--CoA ligase, producing MVYQKKPWLKFYDPRISEDVSIEYDSLFDLLKQAANIHNDKPALTFFGKSWSYKESKMISEWLAASLFRIGLKKGDRMAIMLPNCPHYILSLFAAFRLGGITVQVNPMYVEREIEYVLNDSGAEYMVVFEALYPRVKQVRPKTSLKKIIVVGFNGNRIQLDDGDLYFEDFLTHDNVIPDIPIDIYEDVAILQYTGGTTGLSKGVMLTHHNLLANIIQVCDFTYNAVDEKPENFKIVSVLPMFHVYGLSCNALSGIRIGCNQLILPRFDVNEVLDLIKREKPFQMTAVPTMIFALNSHPHLEDSSISDIFYLNSGGAPLPVEQVKAFEKRAGTRLSDGYGLSETAPSAISTPPFLPRKLGSVGIPLPGTEARIVQETPSGIVDVSVGEAGELILRGPQVMKGYWKRPGDTEMVLKDGWLFTGDIAKMDEDGYFYILDRKNDIIIASGFNVYPREIEEVMYQHEAVEEAIVIGIPDTYRGETVKAFVKLKPGEAITPEKLIEFAKEYLAPYKVPKEIEILDELPKSSVGKLLRRMLRKEQEKTQV from the coding sequence GTGGTTTATCAAAAAAAGCCATGGTTAAAGTTTTATGATCCTAGAATTAGTGAGGATGTATCAATTGAGTATGATTCTTTATTTGACCTTTTAAAGCAGGCAGCAAATATTCATAATGACAAGCCTGCACTAACATTTTTTGGGAAATCGTGGAGCTATAAAGAATCTAAGATGATATCTGAATGGCTTGCAGCTTCATTATTTCGGATAGGACTTAAAAAGGGGGATCGGATGGCAATCATGCTGCCTAACTGCCCTCACTATATTTTAAGTTTATTTGCTGCATTTCGATTGGGTGGTATTACGGTTCAAGTAAATCCAATGTACGTGGAAAGAGAAATTGAATATGTTCTTAATGATTCCGGGGCAGAATACATGGTTGTATTTGAAGCCCTTTATCCTAGAGTAAAGCAGGTACGGCCAAAAACCTCGTTGAAAAAGATCATTGTTGTTGGTTTTAATGGTAACAGAATTCAATTAGATGATGGGGATCTATATTTTGAAGACTTCCTTACCCATGACAATGTGATTCCTGACATTCCAATTGACATATATGAGGATGTAGCAATTTTACAATACACTGGCGGAACAACAGGATTATCGAAAGGGGTTATGCTTACCCATCATAATCTATTGGCCAACATTATTCAGGTATGTGATTTTACTTATAATGCAGTCGATGAGAAACCAGAAAATTTTAAAATCGTTAGTGTCCTGCCAATGTTTCATGTTTATGGACTCTCCTGTAATGCACTATCGGGGATAAGAATTGGCTGTAACCAGCTCATCTTGCCTCGGTTTGATGTGAATGAGGTATTAGATCTTATTAAACGAGAGAAGCCATTTCAAATGACGGCAGTACCGACCATGATATTCGCTTTGAATAGTCATCCACATTTAGAGGATAGCAGCATTAGTGATATTTTTTATTTGAACAGCGGAGGTGCTCCTCTCCCTGTTGAACAGGTTAAAGCGTTTGAAAAAAGAGCAGGGACAAGATTATCAGACGGTTACGGACTTTCAGAAACTGCTCCGTCTGCCATTTCCACCCCGCCATTCCTTCCTCGTAAATTGGGAAGTGTTGGTATCCCACTACCGGGAACAGAGGCAAGGATCGTTCAAGAAACTCCTTCAGGTATTGTGGATGTATCTGTAGGTGAAGCCGGAGAATTAATCCTTCGTGGGCCACAAGTAATGAAAGGATATTGGAAACGTCCTGGAGATACAGAGATGGTGTTGAAAGATGGCTGGCTATTTACTGGGGATATCGCCAAAATGGATGAAGATGGATACTTTTATATATTGGATCGTAAGAATGATATTATTATTGCCAGCGGCTTTAATGTATACCCGCGTGAGATTGAAGAAGTGATGTATCAGCATGAAGCGGTGGAGGAAGCCATTGTTATTGGGATTCCAGACACATACCGCGGGGAAACAGTAAAGGCTTTTGTTAAGCTAAAACCAGGTGAAGCAATAACACCGGAAAAACTAATTGAATTTGCAAAAGAATATCTTGCGCCATATAAGGTACCAAAAGAAATTGAGATACTTGATGAGCTTCCAAAGTCGTCGGTCGGAAAACTATTAAGAAGAATGTTACGTAAAGAGCAAGAAAAAACTCAAGTATAA
- a CDS encoding polyhydroxyalkanoate biosynthesis repressor PhaR, whose translation MTKDKNDPFEGFKLIGEMWEKQLNGLLYMMTDNNEFVQLLKVGTESHARYIELLRKNQELMAGVMNIPTKKDVANVAKLSVQTEEKIDILEEQIWNLQDSIGLLNKENLEMFQEVVSVVKQMKRELQKMALEITETKKIQAELKELRQGLVDIKIIQINLQELRKEMEEIKGIKTELKGVNDAADTTAIQKDLQELMQEVTKLTDIKAEIATLKKLFQKGKVKDKEKEKELVLTGAGTTKS comes from the coding sequence ATGACTAAAGATAAAAATGATCCATTTGAAGGGTTCAAGCTAATTGGTGAAATGTGGGAAAAACAACTAAATGGTCTGTTATACATGATGACTGACAACAATGAGTTCGTCCAGCTCTTAAAGGTTGGTACAGAAAGCCATGCACGTTACATTGAGCTTTTAAGAAAAAATCAGGAGCTTATGGCAGGTGTAATGAATATACCAACGAAAAAGGATGTTGCTAATGTTGCAAAGCTTTCTGTCCAGACTGAAGAAAAAATTGATATTTTAGAAGAACAAATTTGGAATTTACAGGACAGTATAGGTTTATTAAATAAAGAAAATTTAGAGATGTTCCAAGAAGTGGTGAGTGTCGTCAAGCAGATGAAGCGTGAATTACAAAAAATGGCATTAGAAATTACCGAAACAAAAAAAATTCAGGCAGAACTTAAAGAACTTCGTCAAGGACTTGTAGATATTAAGATTATTCAGATCAATTTACAGGAATTACGGAAGGAAATGGAGGAAATCAAAGGCATTAAGACAGAGCTTAAGGGGGTGAATGATGCTGCAGACACGACAGCCATTCAAAAGGATTTACAAGAATTAATGCAAGAGGTTACCAAATTAACAGATATTAAAGCTGAAATTGCTACACTAAAAAAACTTTTCCAAAAAGGGAAGGTAAAAGATAAAGAGAAGGAAAAAGAGCTAGTCCTAACTGGTGCTGGCACTACTAAATCATAA
- a CDS encoding alpha/beta fold hydrolase yields MSAKASVRNFIQHLDIEKETARWNQVYKVLTEPKPDIVPTPREIIWKKNKSTLYYHPAKEKKYQVPLFLVYSLLNKPYILDIAEGSSVVGGLTERGYDVYFLDWGSPGYEDSDITLDNYILDYLEKAVKRALRHSGAKEISMVGYCLGGTISAIFTSITKLPIKNLVLAAVPIDFSVGIVPDKWLKGLQKGLINFDRFSDIYGVIPSEYMYLMFRGLSPVYMSPWINLITRAHDKDYVEKWRRMDKWTKDTASFAGAAFKQLLNDLYKDNKLLKGELWIGDRKVDLKNITCPVFVFSTSRDTLVLEQQSLPVMDLISSEDKTYEVFECGHVSLALTGRFAIFADKWLSTRSNKIQQSLE; encoded by the coding sequence ATGAGTGCAAAAGCATCGGTTAGGAACTTTATTCAACACCTTGATATAGAAAAAGAAACAGCAAGGTGGAATCAAGTTTATAAAGTATTAACGGAACCAAAGCCGGACATTGTACCAACACCTAGAGAAATTATTTGGAAAAAGAATAAATCAACCTTATATTATCACCCTGCAAAAGAAAAAAAATATCAAGTTCCATTATTCTTGGTATATTCACTTCTGAATAAACCATATATTTTAGACATTGCAGAAGGCAGCAGTGTCGTAGGTGGTCTTACAGAACGGGGATATGATGTTTATTTTCTTGACTGGGGATCCCCTGGTTATGAAGATAGTGATATTACCTTGGATAATTATATTTTGGATTATTTAGAGAAAGCTGTTAAACGGGCATTACGTCATTCGGGAGCAAAGGAAATTTCGATGGTAGGATATTGTTTGGGAGGGACGATTTCAGCCATCTTTACTTCCATAACCAAACTACCGATAAAAAATTTAGTCCTTGCTGCAGTTCCGATTGATTTTAGTGTCGGTATTGTTCCAGATAAGTGGTTAAAAGGGCTTCAAAAAGGGCTCATTAACTTTGATCGCTTTTCCGATATTTATGGTGTCATTCCTTCTGAATATATGTATCTTATGTTTAGAGGCCTTTCACCAGTCTATATGAGTCCATGGATCAACTTAATCACCCGTGCTCATGATAAGGACTATGTTGAAAAATGGCGAAGGATGGACAAATGGACAAAAGACACTGCATCATTTGCAGGCGCAGCATTTAAACAGTTACTTAATGATTTGTATAAAGATAACAAGCTCTTAAAGGGAGAGCTTTGGATTGGGGATAGGAAAGTAGATTTAAAGAATATTACGTGCCCTGTTTTTGTTTTCTCAACTTCAAGGGACACGCTAGTATTGGAGCAGCAAAGTCTTCCGGTAATGGATCTTATATCTAGTGAAGATAAAACCTATGAGGTATTTGAATGCGGACATGTTTCATTAGCACTTACGGGTAGGTTTGCAATTTTTGCTGACAAATGGCTTTCAACACGTTCAAATAAAATTCAACAATCACTTGAATAA
- a CDS encoding alpha/beta hydrolase, which translates to MEKAKVSKLGVPYLHLGEGEPLVLIHGLGEVKEGWQNQFELADQFELIIPDLRGHGECLKTDGISIQNFASDLIGLLKELKIESAHILGLSMGGAVAQEIFRQAPDLCRSLMLVSTFHFFPKKLKGLFFKNRKAKFEAVTSAGNEAEFIARMALYSWNKDMVETFYHYFRPKNQIFLESLKMCLEVNNRTLLPKINVPTLIIGGQYDSVLPVWIQACMHKLIPQSEFIIMRNTGHLAKLEAKDRFNHLLRRFLNQQKTAV; encoded by the coding sequence ATGGAAAAGGCTAAAGTTAGCAAATTAGGAGTACCCTACTTGCATTTAGGTGAAGGGGAACCACTGGTGCTAATCCATGGCTTGGGTGAAGTCAAAGAAGGATGGCAAAACCAATTTGAATTAGCCGATCAATTTGAGTTGATTATTCCTGATTTACGCGGTCACGGGGAGTGTTTAAAAACGGATGGTATCTCTATTCAGAACTTTGCCTCTGACTTGATTGGTTTATTAAAAGAGTTAAAAATTGAAAGCGCTCACATTCTTGGTCTGTCAATGGGTGGAGCCGTTGCACAGGAAATCTTCCGTCAAGCTCCCGACCTCTGCCGCTCACTCATGCTAGTTAGTACATTCCACTTTTTTCCTAAAAAGCTTAAGGGATTATTTTTTAAGAATCGAAAAGCAAAGTTTGAAGCCGTTACTTCAGCAGGGAACGAAGCAGAATTCATCGCACGTATGGCATTATACTCCTGGAATAAAGATATGGTGGAAACTTTCTATCATTATTTTCGCCCAAAAAATCAAATTTTCCTTGAATCCTTGAAAATGTGTCTTGAAGTCAATAACCGGACCTTATTACCAAAGATAAATGTTCCAACCCTTATTATTGGCGGACAGTATGACTCTGTCTTACCTGTCTGGATTCAAGCATGCATGCACAAACTAATTCCACAATCCGAATTTATTATAATGAGGAATACCGGTCACCTTGCCAAACTGGAAGCAAAAGACCGGTTTAACCATCTCCTTCGAAGGTTCCTCAATCAGCAAAAAACTGCTGTATAA
- the phaQ gene encoding poly-beta-hydroxybutyrate-responsive repressor, translating into MVNQDKQSVNPSKNFVLPFILLLLSKFSLHGYELSQKLETFGFKTLDQGNLYRMLRQLEKDELVSSEWDTTGSGPAKRRYSITKAGITYLKGYANQLETYQSILDQFFKMYSSFLELYIPSFQKRDPIEKVNNSRRRKNDGTEEK; encoded by the coding sequence ATGGTAAACCAAGACAAACAATCAGTTAATCCATCAAAAAATTTTGTGCTGCCATTTATTTTATTGCTTCTTAGCAAATTTTCTCTTCACGGATATGAACTTAGCCAAAAGCTGGAGACATTCGGATTTAAGACCCTTGATCAAGGGAACTTGTACAGGATGCTACGACAACTTGAAAAGGATGAACTTGTTTCATCAGAATGGGATACAACAGGAAGCGGGCCGGCCAAAAGAAGATATTCTATTACAAAAGCTGGTATCACATACTTAAAGGGCTATGCCAATCAACTAGAAACCTATCAATCAATCTTAGATCAATTCTTTAAGATGTATTCTAGTTTTCTTGAGCTCTATATTCCTTCATTTCAGAAGAGGGATCCAATAGAGAAAGTAAATAATAGTAGGAGGAGGAAGAACGATGGCACAGAAGAAAAGTGA
- a CDS encoding DUF6114 domain-containing protein gives MNSTYSKRKRFKNWRARRPFLGATLCVLSGLIILYVPAQLYELAATPGNMLFVGFFLGGLTLLMGVLSYIMPRLSPLLGILAIFASVLSIMGALGGFLIGTILGIIGGSMLIAWKPVIADKVSHVQSNGDHTAEKEVASGKEALPE, from the coding sequence ATGAATTCTACTTATTCAAAACGTAAGCGGTTCAAAAATTGGAGAGCACGGCGCCCATTTTTGGGGGCGACCTTGTGTGTCCTTTCAGGACTAATCATTTTATACGTACCAGCACAACTCTATGAACTTGCTGCTACCCCGGGAAATATGTTATTTGTAGGCTTCTTTTTAGGTGGCCTTACATTGCTAATGGGCGTGCTATCCTATATCATGCCAAGACTTTCGCCCTTGCTCGGTATTTTAGCTATTTTTGCATCAGTTCTATCAATTATGGGAGCGTTAGGCGGATTCCTTATTGGAACTATTCTTGGGATTATAGGCGGTTCGATGCTGATAGCATGGAAACCTGTGATTGCGGACAAAGTGTCACATGTACAATCTAATGGAGATCATACTGCTGAAAAAGAAGTTGCTTCCGGAAAGGAAGCTCTACCAGAATAA